A genomic stretch from Festucalex cinctus isolate MCC-2025b chromosome 13, RoL_Fcin_1.0, whole genome shotgun sequence includes:
- the LOC144032763 gene encoding uncharacterized protein LOC144032763, producing MLITMLTAMYVIVQVVESIGEHFAGQQEPLPYMVSQPLPWQVHSVSHSRRSSKADELDGFRRNSMGVYRKYSNASNGTCCSELTGPPPLSPVEADKAAATIQTHFRKFQQKKQKNGK from the exons ATGTTGATCACCATGCTAACAGCCATGTACGTGATAGTCCAAGTCGTAGAATCG ATAGGGGAACACTTTGCCGGCCAACAGGAGCCTTTGCCTTATATGGTGTCCCAGCCTTTGCCTTGGCAGGTGCATTCGGTGTCACACAGCCGCAGGAGCAGTAAAGCAGATGAG ctcgaTGGCTTTAGAAGGAACAGCATGGGTGTGTACAGAAAGT ACTCCAATGCCAGTAATGGCACGTGCTGTAGCGAGCTGACCGGCCCACCCCCGCTCAGCCCCGTGGAGGCGGACAAGGCTGCAGCCACCATCCAAACCCATTTCAGGAAGTTCCAGCAGAAGAAACAAAAGAATGGCAAATAG
- the gvin1l2 gene encoding uncharacterized protein gvin1l2: MSTKLSKRLSSKRKKPPKNKIDVLTQLGLDPFYPSQLEPASILDLSTWILDNLTPRETNDLPKSFLQRLWLLRPDARSTCCKALTDIMESPGERAVDFEGFHSCTINPLDLVTAVFLCANTFLQQEITAHMLQCQFAVPLILPHLNDEEPSNFLLWPVRGVVRQWQAQSLNSDQKVQEAVLASTSMPVISCVRLGSCSVSKSEVLNHVFGSETFPHEKMDGGQVPRRLSEGLVETAWYLPTGDPIRDTFPVPVVFSNLRGDASTHEKCLQVLSQVSSVVIFFCENPKEKEKQLIASCKNMTSKLILIDRSETDSIEDRAVRFIGKNIQEAIGLPDGSVVSGRALNAENLANVLCDTIKHLLPDLRLVTLEEAAKLAIELGLHCDEGTVCKKSMHMAEEVLNGLAEGPTVFREKQLPLQGGLWSRLAEIEKEESRKKKEGKVFDPRLQNERKDIVGRLSKYKKTPSMKNFTNALSTQDKVERMYFLSWMKVKLRLLQMQKQIDLKDLLINQQTNDIPEQSELQNVVNDSRDDTDSFCTDSTFRDGEIEQHADNDQEVVDSENKVDLIPIFQMQNHDRSESLLSGHEFDESMLHKTSSAEEQMCQDVFAEDQTAVSLHSCLLRLEKHIDDNLEFAASEHDLGLKHSFQTENDEGTESLLNEHLLPPNEEEILGEDLLENNASLNSVFLENGTLAVQGTDFSASTIRENSGQEQSCQDASDGGQTVISARSFLLRLNQRIDNDLEVSDSESKLGVKHSFQTKNNDGTESLQNEHFLAPNKEEILGEDLFENNASLNSVLLENGTLDVQGTDFSASTVQETAGEEQSCQDAPDGGQTIISARSFLLRLKQRIDNDLEVADSESNLCVKHSFQTENDEGTESLQNEHFLAPNEEILGEDLFENNASLNSVLLENGTLDVQGTDFIASTVRETSGEEQTCQDASDGGQTVTSARSFLLRFKQRIDNDLEVVDADNDLALKHSFQAKHYEGTESLQNYISPLANEEEILGEDLLENNVSLNSVLLGNRTLDVQGTDFNASKVQKTSSREEQSYQDASAGGQTSAWPFLLRLKHRIDKGLDVTDSESNEGFQTQNNEESEALKHTYVDSTNQEEFLGEKILKMNVSLNPLLNEEAALCIHGNDFNESAYHKTFSTEEQTCLDASFESQTVTSAQPFLLELKQFKDDDLNVTDPEGEVGLKHIFQTKNNEESESMQNENFNSKNQEEFPSEEILKSNIVLNPVLTEKKPLWVHRNDSTFQETSSTEEQTYQNASVEDQAATSALPFLLELEQFKDNDLLVADREGEVPLKHVFQTTNDGESESPPNGHFDSKNQEGLQGEEILKNNVLNPVLSEKAHVGVHGNYLCESTLQETSTTDEQTYQSVEDQTVTSAQPFLLDLEQLQYNDHLIADSDGEIALEHVFHSTKYEESECAQNDRFESKNQEELQGEDIPKNNVSLNLVLGEKGPLGVHGNSFSDSTFKETYTTEEKSYQNASEDQAVTSAQPFLLEPEQVTDNDLVFADSEHTVGWKHIFQTPNHEESESLQNRHFDCSNEEEIPNEKILEESTSLKTLSNNGTLDVHMNDFNDTTFPETSAEQQTQHASSEGPAEKSRQPFLLGLEHFLREMALIFELTHISLSSGSHNVLRLPSVAADLILSGIPLELMDGDASNIPMRWLGSVLAEIKHRFPRDRLKVLTCLGVHHARNAEILWALFGVKFPDGSKRSTRGVYMVALQLPPKLKKKLNCDFLLLIDVEGLCSATDRQISTQVSDNEMATVGAGISEVLLQNLYSRAASELETSLTVEVNALLRIRECGSIPICKVLVQDQGINTILEATQLKRVSNILKTKTEETTVRDADTIHNSKKINSIPYVRPWYNEPLSKSVDTHHSEAILKFKRSLFGALKEAAVESRTCGWTEFMGRVCCVWEAVKAESFSVGLQNKDIALVFSIFCTELFQWEDSLVEHMECWLTQATKTIYSTEPNALDPSSQNDFLCELKYEAKREVKREVNKQKSSVKASLKENKLDVYIKMLKSIILSNMTELEDRVTIMTIERLETINENHCSSTQLNRIETVLKIEQNARLQALLHNSESENELFKDEALEEEFEVVWKEALSKFDFRVSDTEDITTRVVNILAANLNSHGLQKHFHKLSTFGQNQTTSFRVHDEYFGYSSRMKNLFEGNNKSPKAKAQQLASNIMEHYQQFVTEKVSLPQDFADSYITELLEVIDKALKETQLEIRSAFGVDLKVFVCNAACRDFQRVHNRFAKDGELLKSIKAKKSALKAEFIYQFRKQDQRQRLAHRFISDIIQPTVMDYVYRPLAMHIAQEIQCKVPQYLSPLAFHKSLLEDLINEDRFESFAEYLLSYDSFRLRKIQETVVTHLSDWNVNTWRHQRLGEIIGKVAAAVSQVTVGTSAVLTDAKPMLKQVCLILEDGDARIPWECLEGPLYSITTEWDHFITRFMELLAALRLDLAQAFSQHMGSDQLLECLPTQPRDCLFNKLKGCEARCPVCSAPCDVEQTGHQVHKASLHRPKCMLEPTSLITPESANTDELEPQEISVACWALQPLHPDWNLSPEETSSQTPSPYWRYVLARFNERFANKYDRTPPVIPEEWKAITQEEALDNLRDSFL, translated from the exons ATGTCAACCAAACTTTCAAAGAGGCTGAGCAGCAAAAGGAAAA AGCCCCCAAAAAACAAGATTGATGTTCTAACCCAGCTTGGCCTGGATCCCTTCTATCCTTCCCAACTGGAACCAGCATCAATATTGGACCTCAGTACATGGATCCTGGACAACCTAACGCCCCGAGAAACCAATGATCTGCCTAAATCTTTCCTTCAGAGGCTTTGGCTGCTTCGCCCAGATGCTCGGAGTACTTGCTGCAAGGCCCTCACGGATATTATGGAGAGTCCTGGTGAGAGGGCTGTTGATTTTGAAGGATTCCACTCCTGTACCATCAATCCTCTTGATCTAGTGACAGCTGTCTTTTTATGTGCCAACACTTTCCTTCAGCAGGAGATCACAGCACATATGCTGCAGTGCCAATTTGCCGTACCCCTGATTCTTCCACATTTAAATGATGAAGAACCAAGCAATTTCCTCCTTTGGCCTGTGAGAGGTGTAGTGAGACAATGGCAGGCCCAGTCTTTGAATAGTGACCAAAAAGTCCAAGAAGCCGTTTTAGCAAGCACGTCCATGCCAGTGATCTCGTGTGTGAGGCTTGGTTCGTGCAGTGTCTCAAAGTCTGAGGTGCTAAATCATGTCTTCGGCAGTGAAACTTTCCCCCACGAAAAGATGGACGGAGGACAAGTCCCGCGAAGACTCTCCGAAGGTCTTGTGGAGACTGCATGGTATCTTCCTACAGGAGACCCTATCAGAGACACTTTCCCAGTCCCAGTGGTCTTCTCTAACCTCCGGGGAGATGCAAGCACACATGAGAAATGCCTCCAAGTTCTCAGCCAAGTGTCTTCAgtggttatttttttctgtgaaaaTCCTAAGGAAAAAGAGAAGCAACTTATCGCCTCCTGCAAAAATATGACGTCCAAGCTCATTTTGATTGACCGATCCGAGACTGACTCTATAGAGGACAGAGCGGTGAGATTTATTGGCAAGAACATTCAGGAGGCGATAGGTCTTCCAGATGGATCAGTCGTGTCAGGAAGAGCTTTGAATGCAGAGAACCTTGCTAATGTACTTTGTGATACCATCAAACATTTACTACCAGACCTGAGACTTGTAACACTCGAAGAAGCAGCAAAGTTAGCAATAGAGCTGGGGCTTCATTGCGATGAAGGGACAGTCTGTAAAAAATCAATGCACATGGCAGAGGAAGTTCTGAATGGTTTAGCTGAGGGACCTACTGTGTTTAGGGAGAAACAGTTGCCACTGCAAGGTGGCTTGTGGAGTAGATTGGCTGAAAttgaaaaagaagaaagcagaaagaagaaagaagggaAAGTGTTTGATCCTCGATTGCAAAATGAGAGAAAAGACATTGTGGGCCGTTTgagcaaatacaaaaaaactccATCTATGAAGAATTTTACAAATGCTCTTTCAACCCAAGATAAAGTAGAAAGAATGTATTTCCTCAGTTGGATGAAGGTGAAACTGAGACTGCtgcaaatgcaaaaacaaatcGACCTAAAAGATCTACTGATTAATCAGCAGACAAACGACATTCCTGAACAATCAGAACTTCAGAATGTAGTCAATGATTCCAGGGATGATACTGACAGTTTTTGCACAGATTCAACATTTAGGGATGGTGAAATAGAGCAGCATGCAGATAACGATCAGGAGGTTGTAGATTCAGAGAACAAAGTCGATTTAATACCCATTTTTCAAATGCAAAACCATGACAGATCAGAGTCTCTGCTAAGTGGACATGAATTTGATGAATCAATGCTTCACAAGACTTCTTCTGCAGAAGAACAAATGTGCCAAGATGTGTTTGCTGAAGATCAAACAGCAGTGTCTTTACATTCATGTTTGCTTAGGCTTGAGAAACATATAGATGATAATCTAGAGTTCGCCGCCTCAGAGCATGACTTAGGTTTGAAGCACAGTTTTCAAACCGAAAACGATGAAGGAACAGAGTCCCTGCTAAATGAACATTTGTTACCgccaaatgaagaagaaatccTAGGTGAAGATTTACTTGAAAATAACGCTTCTTTAAACTCAGTGTTTTTGGAAAATGGAACCTTAGCTGTTCAAGGGACTGACTTCAGTGCATCAACCATTCGGGAGAATTCTGGACAAGAGCAAAGCTGCCAAGATGCATCTGACGGAGGTCAGACAGTTATATCTGCACGGTCATTTTTGCTAAGGCTCAATCAGCGTATTGACAATGATCTGGAGGTTTCCGATTCAGAGAGCAAGTTAGGTGTGAAACACAGCTTTCAAACCAAAAACAATGACGGAACAGAGTCTCtgcaaaatgaacattttttagCGCCAAATAAAGAAGAAATCCTAGGTGaagatttatttgaaaataatgcttctttaaattcagtGTTGTTGGAAAATGGAACCTTAGATGTTCAAGGGACTGACTTCAGTGCATCAACAGTTCAGGAGACGGCTGGAGAAGAACAGAGCTGCCAAGATGCACCTGATGGAGGTCAGACAATTATATCTGCACGGTCATTTTTGCTTAGGCTCAAGCAGCGTATTGACAATGATCTGGAGGTTGCCGATTCAGAGAGCAACTTGTGTGTGAAACACAGCTTTCAAACTGAAAACGATGAAGGAACAGAGTCTCtgcaaaatgaacattttttagCGCCAAATGAAGAAATCCTAGGTGaagatttatttgaaaataatgcttctttaaattcagtATTGTTGGAAAATGGAACCTTAGATGTTCAAGGGACTGACTTCATTGCATCAACAGTTCGGGAGACTTCCGGAGAAGAACAAACCTGCCAAGATGCATCTGATGGAGGTCAGACAGTTACATCTGCACGATCATTTTTGCTGAGGTTCAAGCAGCGTATTGACAATGATCTGGAGGTTGTCGATGCAGATAATGACTTAGCTTTGAAGCACAGTTTTCAAGCCAAACATTATGAAGGAACAGAGTCTCTGCAAAATTATATTTCCCCCCTGGCAAATGAAGAAGAGATCCTAGGCGAAGATTTACTTGAAAATAATGTTTCTTTAAACTCAGTGTTGTTGGGAAATAGAACCTTAGATGTACAAGGGACTGACTTCAATGCATCAAAAGTTCAGAAGACTTCTTCTCGAGAAGAACAAAGCTACCAAGATGCATCTGCCGGAGGTCAGACATCAGCATGGCCATTTTTGCTGAGGCTCAAGCACCGTATTGACAAAGGTCTGGATGTCACTGATTCAGAGAGTAATGAAGGTTTTCAAACCCAGAACAATGAAGAATCAGAAGCTCTAAAACATACATATGTTGACTCGACAAATCAAGAGGAGTTCCTGGGTGAAAAGATTCTTAAAATGAATGTTTCTTTAAACCCATTGTTGAATGAAGAGGCAGCCTTGTGCATTCATGGGAATGACTTCAATGAATCAGCTTATCACAAGACTTTTTCAACTGAAGAACAAACATGCCTAGATGCATCTTTTGAAAGTCAGACAGTAACATCTGCACAGCCATTTTTACTTGAGCTTAAACAGTTTAAAGATGACGATCTCAATGTTACTGATCCAGAGGGTGAGGTAGGGTTGAAGCACATTTTTCAAACCAAAAACAATGAAGAATCAGAATCtatgcaaaatgaaaattttaacTCCAAAAATCAAGAGGAGTTCCCAAGTGAAGAGATtcttaaaagcaatattgttttAAACCCAGTGCTGACAGAAAAGAAACCCTTATGGGTTCATCGGAATGATTCAACCTTTCAGGAGACTTCTTCCACTGAAGAACAAACATATCAAAATGCATCTGTTGAAGATCAGGcagcaacatctgcacttccATTTTTGCTGGAGCTTGAGCAGTTTAAAGATAATGATCTCTTGGTTGCTGATCGAGAGGGTGAGGTACCTTTGAAGCACGTATTTCAAACCACAAACGATGGGGAATCAGAATCGCCGCCAAATGGACATTTTGACTCCAAAAATCAAGAAGGGCTCCAAGGTGAAGAGATtcttaaaaataatgttttaaacCCAGTGTTGAGCGAAAAGGCACATGTAGGAGTTCATGGGAATTACTTGTGTGAGTCAACCTTACAGGAGACTTCTACTACTGATGAACAAACATACCAATCGGTTGAAGATCAGACAGTAACATCTGCACAGCCATTTTTGCTAGATCTTGAGCAGTTACAATATAATGATCACTTGATTGCTGATTCAGATGGTGAAATAGCTTTGGAGCACGTTTTTCATAGTACAAAGTATGAAGAATCAGAATGTGCGCAAAACGACCGTTTTGAGTCAAAAAATCAAGAGGAGCTCCAAGGTGAAGATATTCCGAAAAATAATGTTTCTTTAAACCTAGTGTTGGGAGAAAAGGGACCTTTAGGGGTTCATGGGAATAGCTTCAGTGATTCAACCTTTAAAGAGACTTACACTACTGAagaaaaatcataccaaaatgcaTCTGAGGATCAGGCAGTAACATCTGCACAGCCATTTTTGCTGGAGCCTGAGCAGGTAACAGATAATGATCTTGTGTTTGCTGATTCAGAGCATACTGTAGGTTGGAAGCACATTTTTCAAACTCCAAACCACGAAGAATCAGAATCTCTGCAAAATAGACATTTTGACTGCTCAAATGAAGAAGAGATCCCGAATGAAAAGATACTTGAAGAAAGCACTTCTTTGAAAACTTTGAGCAATAATGGAACCTTAGATGTTCACATGAATGACTTCAATGACACAACTTTTCCAGAGACTTCTGCAGAACAACAGACACAACATGCATCTAGCGAAGGTCCAGCAGAGAAGTCTAGACAGCCTTTTTTGCTGGGACTTGAGCATTTTTTACGCGAGATGGCCCTTATTTTTGAACTCACCCACATCAGCCTTAGTAGTGGGAGCCATAATGTGCTGCGACTCCCAAGTGTTGCTGCTGACTTGATCCTCAGTGGGATTCCTCTAGAACTCATGGATGGAGATGCTTCTAATATTCCTATGCGCTGGCTTGGCAGTGTTCTTGCAGAAATCAAACATCGCTTTCCTCGAGATCGCTTGAAGGTTCTGACATGCCTTGGAGTGCATCATGCAAGAAATGCTGAGATCCTTTGGGCATTATTTGGAGTGAAATTTCCAGATGGAAGTAAAAGATCAACAAGAGGGGTATACATGGTTGCCCTACAACTACCACCTAAGTTAAAAAAGAAGCTAAACTGTGATTTTCTCCTACTGATTGATGTCGAGGGTCTCTGCTCTGCAACTGATCGTCAAATAAGCACGCAAGTCAGTGATAATGAAATGGCAACTGTTGGAGCTGGAATAAGTGAGGTTTTATTGCAAAATCTCTACTCGCGTGCAGCTTCTGAGCTTGAGACAAGTCTCACAGTTGAGGTCAATGCTCTCTTGCGCATCAGAGAATGTGGCTCCATTCCCATCTGCAAAGTTTTAGTCCAGGATCAAGGGATAAATACCATATTAGAAGCCACACAGTTAAAACGCGTATCTAACATTCTGAAAACTAAGACTGAAGAGACAACGGTTAGAGATGCTGATACGATTCAtaattcaaagaaaataaacTCAATTCCCTATGTTAGACCATGGTACAATGAGCCCCTCTCAAAATCAGTTGACACACATCATAGTGAGGCTATACTGAAGTTCAAGCGTTCACTGTTTGGGGCACTGAAGGAGGCAGCTGTTGAGTCAAGAACATGTGGTTGGACTGAATTTATGGGCCGTGTGTGTTGTGTTTGGGAGGCTGTAAAAGCAGAATCCTTCTCTGTTGGCCTGCAAAATAAAGACATCGCTTTGGTGTTCTCTATATTCTGCACTGAGCTTTTTCAGTGGGAGGACAGCTTGGTGGAACACATGGAATGCTGGCTTACACAGGCAACCAAGACAATTTATTCCACCGAACCAAATGCATTGGACCCTTCCAGCCAAAACGACTTTCTGTGTGAGCTAAAGTATGAAGCTAAAAGAGAGGTTAAAAGGGAAGTAAACAAGCAAAAGTCAAGTGTGAAGGCCAGTTTGAAGGAAAACAAGCTTGATGTCTACATTAAAATGCTAAAAAGTATAATTTTAAGCAACATGACGGAGCTTGAAGATCGGGTAACTATAATGACAATCGAAAGGCTGGAAACAATCAATGAGAATCATTGTTCTTCTACTCAGCTCAATAGAATCGAAACTGTACTGAAAATTGAGCAAAATGCCAGGCTTCAGGCACTTTTACACAACAGTGAATCAGAAAACGAGCTCTTTAAAGATGAAGCTCTTGAAGAGGAATTTGAGGTTGTGTGGAAGGAGGCATTGTCCAAGTTTGACTTCAGGGTTTCAGACACGGAAGATATTACCACCAGGGTGGTGAATATTCTTGCAGCGAACCTCAACAGCCATGGCCTCCAAAAGCACTTTCATAAACTTTCGACTTTTGGTCAAAATCAGACTACGTCCTTTAGAGTGCATGATGAGTACTTTGGATACAGTAGCAGAATGAAAAACCTTTTTGAAGGCAACAACAAATCGCCAAAAGCAAAAGCTCAACAACTTGCAAGCAACATCATGGAGCATTACCAACAGTTTGTCACAGAAAAGGTCAGTTTACCACAAGACTTCGCTGACAGTTACATCACAGAACTGTTAGAGGTGATTGATAAAGCCTTGAAAGAAACGCAATTGGAAATCAGGTCAGCCTTTGGGGTGGATCTGAAAGTCTTTGTATGTAACGCTGCATGCAGAGACTTCCAAAGAGTCCACAATCGCTTTGCCAAGGACGGAGAGCTTCTGAAGTCCATTAAAGCCAAAAAGAGCGCACTCAAGGCGGAATTCATTTACCAGTTCAGGAAACAAGACCAGCGTCAGAGGTTGGCTCATAGGTTCATTTCTGATATCATCCAACCTACAGTGATGGACTATGTCTATCGACCTCTAGCAATGCATATTGCACAGGAAATCCAATGTAAAGTCCCACAATATCTCTCCCCACTGGCCTTCCACAAGAGTTTGCTGGAGGATCTGATCAATGAAGACAGGTTTGAAAGTTTTGCCGAGTACTTGCTTTCTTATGACAGCTTCAGGCTGAGGAAAATCCAGGAGACAGTTGTGACTCACTTGTCAGACTGGAATGTAAATACATGGAGGCACCAGCGTCTTGGAGAGATCATCGGAAAGGTTGCAGCAGCTGTGAGCCAAGTAACAGTAGGTACCAGCGCAGTGCTGACTGACGCCAAACCAATGCTGAAGCAAGTTTGCCTCATTCTGGAAGATGGCGATGCACGTATCCCCTGGGAGTGTCTGGAGGGACCGCTCTACAGTATTACCACGGAATGGGATCACTTCATCACGCGTTTCATGGAGTTACTTGCAGCATTGCGCTTGGACCTCGCCCAGGCTTTCTCCCAACACATGGGTAGTGACCAACTACTCGAGTGCCTTCCCACTCAACCAAGAGACTGCCTTTTCAACAAACTCAAAGGCTGTGAGGCCCGATGTCCAGTGTGCAGCGCACCTTGTGATGTAGAGCAAACTGGGCATCAAGTCCACAAGGCCTCACTCCATAGGCCCAAATGCATGTTGGAGCCCACTTCTCTGATCACCCCTGAGAGTGCAAACACTGATGAGCTGGAGCCACAGGAAATCTCTGTGGCTTGTTGGGCACTCCAACCCCTCCACCCAGACTGGAATCTTTCACCTGAAGAGACAAGCAGTCAGACACCCAGTCCTTACTGGAG GTATGTCTTAGCAAGATTTAATGAGAGGTTTGCAAATAAATACGACCGGACGCCACCAGTGATCCCAGAAGAGTGGAAGGCGATAACACAAGAGGAGGCCTTGGACAATCTGAGGGACAGCTTCCTTTAA